From the genome of Streptobacillus felis:
TTCCATTTTTCAGCTACTATATCTAACTGCATTCTAGCTTCTTCTTCTGTATTAGAAGTGTAAATTAATTTAAGATCTTTTGTAAATTCTTTTTTATGTTTATATGATACATATTTAAGTGTATTTCTTATTTGATGTATTATACAACCTTGCCAATCTGTTTTTGGATATACTGCTGTTATTGCTTCTTTTATACCTGTAAGTCTATCTGAGCATAGAATAAGTATATCTTTTACTCCCCTAACTTTTAAGGAAGTAAGTACTGATAACCAAAATTTAGAATTCTCTGCTTCTCCTATCTCAATAGATAATACATCTTTCATACCATTAATATCTATTCCTAATATTACATATGCAGCCTTCTTAGATACCTTACCCTCATCTCTTACTGAAAAATGTGTAGCATCAATAAATACCACAGGATATACCTTTTCTAATGGTCTATTTTTCCATTCTTCTGCTATAGGCAATATCTTATTAGTTACATTTGTTATTAAAGCTTCATCCATATCAAATCCATATATTTCATCTATTGTATCTGATATATCTTTATTTGACATTCCTCTTGCATACATAGACAATATTTTACTTTCTATATGACTTATATCTCTTTTTCTTTTTGGAAGTACTTCAGGAGTAAATGTTGAATTTCTATCTTGTGGTATACTAAGATCTATTTTACCTGCACTAGAATTAACTGTTTTGGTTTTGTATCCATTTCTATAGTTATTTCTTTCTTCATTATGTTCATAATATGGAGTTTGCATATGATGCTCAAATTCTGCTTCTAGCATATTTTTAATTGTTGAACCAAGCATCTTCTTTAATGCATCTTCGATATCTGTAATGGTTTTTAAATCTCCATTTTCAATTAAAAGTTTTGCAGCCTTATCGAAAGCTGTTTCTTCCATTTCTCTAATTCTTTTTGTTCTTCTTACTTTTTTTTCTTCATTCATTACAAAAGCCTCCTTGATATATATTTATTATATCATAAGAGGCTCTTACTAAAAATTATATTTTTTTCAATTTACAGACTTATTTCAATACTCTCGTATTAAAAAATGGATGTTTTTCTGTAATTAAGAAGGAAACATCCATTTTATTTTGACTGTATTCTTTTTTATTATAATAGTCTATATATTTTTTTATATATTATTCCAAACAAATCTCTATTTTTATCCTATCTGGATCCTCAAAATATAATGCATAATGTTCAAGGCCCCCAGCATGTGGATATTTATCATCGTATAATAAAACTGAATTTCTACGAATAAGTTCTTTTCTTATTTTATCTATATCATTTTTACTTTTACAACAAAAAGCAACATGATTTAAACCGACATTACATCTATTATATTCATTATTTAAATATTTTTCTTTTGTTTTAACAAAAACAATATAAAAATTGTCTTTTTTATAAGAAAATCCTTGTTCCCACTCCTGAAATAATTTAAAACCCAAAGATTTTAGCAACCAAGAATAAAATTTTTTACTTGTTTCTAAATTACTTACATAAATTTCAATATGATGCATTTTATTATCTCGCTTTCTATTAAAAAGGTTGTTTTAATTAATAAAAATCGTCACTTAATCCTTATCTTTCCTCTTAATTCTTCTATATTTCTTGAACCTGTTAATAAAAACATGTTTTTAATGTCTTTCTTCCAAGTATTTATTCTATCTACCAAAGCATCTCTACCTTCTAATTCCAATATTTCTAAAAATGCTCTAGAAATACCTACTGCATCCGCTCCTAAGGCAAGAGCTTTAACTATATCTAAGGGATTTCTTATACCTCCACTTGCAATAATTTCAAAGTCATCTTTAAACTCTTTAGCTATTTCAAGACTTTCAGTAGTTGAATACCCTATTTCTTCATAGTATTCTTTAACTGATTTTCTTCTCCTATTTTCTATACTTGCAAAGTTAGTTCCACCTTTTCCACTAATATCTAGTATTTTTATACCTAAATTTTTAGCCTTAATAAATGTTTCCCTACCCATTCCAAATCCAGTTTCTTTTAGTATTATTGGTATGGAAATATGTTTAATTATTTCTTTTAAATTTTCTTCCCATTTTTCAAAGTTTCTATCACCTTCAGGCATAAGCATTTCCTGTATCATATTAACATGAACTTGAACTATTTTTGCATCAGTTTTATTTATACCTTGAACAAAGGCTTCAAAAGGTTTATCTATACCTAAATTAATACCTTGATTTTTAGGATAAGATATCTTATCTTTATTTAAAAATGGAGAATAGGAACCAGGAAAAAGAAAAATATTAGTTTTTTTAGAAACATATTCTAAATCCTTATTTATCTTATCACCTTTTTTGCTTCCTCCAGTTATAGCATTTATGAAAAAGGGATATTCTAAGTCTACAATTCCTATTTTTGTTCTAATATCTACATCTTCTAATCCAAAAGATGGAATAGAAATATATTCTAATAAATAATCATCAAAACCATTTTTAGTTATAGCATCACTTAATGCATATTTTAAATGAGCGTCTTTTCTATTCATTATTATCTCCTTGTATAATAAATTTATATTTCACCTTTAATCTTCATTAATGTATTCAAAGCTTCAAGTGGTGTCATATTGTTAATATCTAAACTTCTTATTTTTTCTAATTTTTCATTTAATACATCTATTGTTTCTTCAAGTTTTTCTATCTTATCATAATTTTCATATTCAAAATTATTAAATAAAGATAGCTGTCCATTATTTTTCTCACTTTCAAAAGATTTAAGTAATTTAGTTGATTCTCTGATTATAGACTTAGGTAAGCCTGCAAGTTTTGCAACTTCTATACCGTATGACCTATCAGCTCCTCCTTTAACTATAGTTCTTAAAAAGTTTACTTTACCATTTTTTTCTTCTACTTCTATTCTATAATTTTTAATAGATGTATATTCATTTTCAAGTTCTGTTAATTCATGATAATGTGTTGCAAATATTGCTTTTGCATCTATATTTTCTACTATATATTTAGATATAGAGCTTGCTATTGCTAATCCATCATATGTAGAAGTTCCTCTACCAACCTCATCTAAAATAATTAAAGAGTTATTAGTTGCTGAATTAATTATACCTGCAACTTCACTCATCTCAACCATAAAAGTAGATTGTCCAGATAATATATCATCACTTGCACCTATTCTAGTAAGTATTTTATCTACTATATTTAAATTTGCCTCTTTGGCTGGTACAAAAGATCCAATTTGAGCCATAATACTTATTAAAGCAATTTGTTTCATGTATGTAGATTTACCTGACATATTAGGCCCTGTAAGTATTATGAACTTATTATCATTATCAAAATATACATTATTTGATATAAAGGTATTATCTCCTATAAGCCTTTCAACAACAGGATGTCTTGCATCCTTTATTTCATAATAATTATCATTAAATTTTGGTCTAGTATAATTATTTTCTAATGCAGTTATAGTAAAAGATATTAATATATCTATATATGCAAGTACATTAGATAACTCTATAAATATATTCTTATACTCTTTAATAAATGAACTTAATTCCTTAAATATATTGTATTCAAGTTCTGCTATCTTTGCTTTAGAATTAATTATCTTATCTTCATAACTTTTAATCTCTTCTGTAATAAATCTTTCCGCATTAGAAAGTGTTTGTTTTCTAATATATGTTTCTGGAACCATATCTAAATTAGACTTAGATACTTCTATAAAATAACCAAATACATTATTGTATTTAATTTTTAAGTTTTTAATTCCTGTTTTTTCTCTTTCTCTAGCCTCTATTTCAAGTAAAATACTAGTTCCGTTGTTCATAATATTTCTTAATTCGTCAAGTTCTGAACTAACACCACTTTTTATCATATTTCCCTCTCTTACAGAGAAAGGAGCATCTTCTAGTAAAAGTTCATCTATTTTTCTATAAATATTAGCTAATATATTAAAGTCTATATCAACGAATTTTTCAGGCCACAATTCCTTTATTTTAAAACTTGAATATATAGTTTTTTTTAGTGCATTAATATCTTTACCATTCTCATTTGAAAATATAACCTTACCTATTAATCTTTCTATATCATAAACACTATCAAGTAAACTTCTAATTTCTTCCCTCTTTATTATTTCTACACATAAATATTCTACATCATCATATCTTCTATTTATTTCATCTATATCAAGTAAAGGATTTTGCAATAACTGTTTTAATTTTCTAGATCCTGTTGATGATTTACATTTATCAAGTACCCATAATAGTGATCCATATGTAGATTTATCTCTTTGATTCTTTATTATCTCTAGATTTCTTAAAGTAGAAGATGAAATTTCAACTACTTCAGACTTATTAATAACCTCAATTTTTCTAATAGTTAATTCATTATTAAATTGCATTGCTAAAACATAATCAAGTATTGATGCACAAGCATCTATCATAGCTTTTTTGCCATAAATTCCATAGCTATCTAAAGAAACTATATTAAAATAGTCCTTTAATAGTTTTTCTCCATCATTAATTTTAGTAATAATAGAAAAATTAACATCTAATTTTTCTATTAAATTTGACAATCTTTCTTTAATTGATTGAGTAAGTAATATTTCACTTGGCTCTATCTTATATATCTCACTTATCAAATTGTCTTCATTACACTCTAAAACTTTAAATTCACCTGTAGTAATATCTAAATATGAAAGAGAATATTCTTGGTTATAGTGTTCTATACATGCTAAATAATTATTAGATTTAGAGTCTAAATAATCAACATCTTGTAAAGTACCAGAAGTAATAATTTGAACTACTTCCCTTTTAACTATTCCTTTTGCTTTTTTAGGATCTTCTATTTGTTCACAAATAGCAACCTTGTATCCTGCATTAACAAGTTTTGCTATATATGGTTTAGAAGAGTGATAAGGTATACCTGCAAGAGGTATATCCATTCCTTTTTCCTTATTTCTAGATGTAAGTGTTAACCCTAACACCCTTGAAGCTATTTCTGCATCTTCAAAAAACATTTCATAAAAATCACCCAATCTAAAAAATAATATATATTCTTTGTACTGACCTTTTATTTCTGTATATTGTTTCATTAAAGGGGTAGACATATATTGCACTTCCTTTCTTTTTATTTCTTTATTAATATTTTATCAAATAAAGTTATTTTAGTAAAATCAAAATTATTATTTTATGAAAAAAATCTTAGTAAATTAAAAGGAACTACTTCTAAATTAAAAATAATTCCTTTATTATATCAATTTATTAATAAATTTTTACCAATTATATCCTGCACTAAAATTTAATTCATAATTAGTATAGTCTCTTGAAATATCATTAAAGTCTAAATCAAAATTTATTTTTGCACCTTTAAATTCTGCTCCTATTCCAACTTGCATATTATATTCAAAAATTTTACCTTCTATCTTCTCTTTTTTTTCAGATAGATTACTTTGAGAGATATATTGAGTATTATCAGAAACTAAAATTTCTGGTTTAACTTTAAATTTAAAATTTTTGTACTTAGCTTCAGCTTTAACAGAAAAATCTGCACTAGCAGAAACTCTTCTATCAAGTCTTACATCTTCATCAAGTAATGTATCATGAGAATAAGTCAATAATATTCCTGCTTTAGGTGTAATCTCAACAATTGGGTGTGGGCTAAATCTTGCTTCTGCAGAGGTAT
Proteins encoded in this window:
- a CDS encoding IS256 family transposase, translated to MEETAFDKAAKLLIENGDLKTITDIEDALKKMLGSTIKNMLEAEFEHHMQTPYYEHNEERNNYRNGYKTKTVNSSAGKIDLSIPQDRNSTFTPEVLPKRKRDISHIESKILSMYARGMSNKDISDTIDEIYGFDMDEALITNVTNKILPIAEEWKNRPLEKVYPVVFIDATHFSVRDEGKVSKKAAYVILGIDINGMKDVLSIEIGEAENSKFWLSVLTSLKVRGVKDILILCSDRLTGIKEAITAVYPKTDWQGCIIHQIRNTLKYVSYKHKKEFTKDLKLIYTSNTEEEARMQLDIVAEKWNKIYRGCMDRWYDNWENISPMFSYGEELRKIVYTTNAIESLNSSYKRINKGRVVFPSKTALFKSLYLATDIITKKWNQPIRNWGQIYMELIINFGRERIEI
- a CDS encoding VOC family protein, with the protein product MHHIEIYVSNLETSKKFYSWLLKSLGFKLFQEWEQGFSYKKDNFYIVFVKTKEKYLNNEYNRCNVGLNHVAFCCKSKNDIDKIRKELIRRNSVLLYDDKYPHAGGLEHYALYFEDPDRIKIEICLE
- the fni gene encoding type 2 isopentenyl-diphosphate Delta-isomerase, with the protein product MNRKDAHLKYALSDAITKNGFDDYLLEYISIPSFGLEDVDIRTKIGIVDLEYPFFINAITGGSKKGDKINKDLEYVSKKTNIFLFPGSYSPFLNKDKISYPKNQGINLGIDKPFEAFVQGINKTDAKIVQVHVNMIQEMLMPEGDRNFEKWEENLKEIIKHISIPIILKETGFGMGRETFIKAKNLGIKILDISGKGGTNFASIENRRRKSVKEYYEEIGYSTTESLEIAKEFKDDFEIIASGGIRNPLDIVKALALGADAVGISRAFLEILELEGRDALVDRINTWKKDIKNMFLLTGSRNIEELRGKIRIK
- the mutS gene encoding DNA mismatch repair protein MutS, with protein sequence MSTPLMKQYTEIKGQYKEYILFFRLGDFYEMFFEDAEIASRVLGLTLTSRNKEKGMDIPLAGIPYHSSKPYIAKLVNAGYKVAICEQIEDPKKAKGIVKREVVQIITSGTLQDVDYLDSKSNNYLACIEHYNQEYSLSYLDITTGEFKVLECNEDNLISEIYKIEPSEILLTQSIKERLSNLIEKLDVNFSIITKINDGEKLLKDYFNIVSLDSYGIYGKKAMIDACASILDYVLAMQFNNELTIRKIEVINKSEVVEISSSTLRNLEIIKNQRDKSTYGSLLWVLDKCKSSTGSRKLKQLLQNPLLDIDEINRRYDDVEYLCVEIIKREEIRSLLDSVYDIERLIGKVIFSNENGKDINALKKTIYSSFKIKELWPEKFVDIDFNILANIYRKIDELLLEDAPFSVREGNMIKSGVSSELDELRNIMNNGTSILLEIEAREREKTGIKNLKIKYNNVFGYFIEVSKSNLDMVPETYIRKQTLSNAERFITEEIKSYEDKIINSKAKIAELEYNIFKELSSFIKEYKNIFIELSNVLAYIDILISFTITALENNYTRPKFNDNYYEIKDARHPVVERLIGDNTFISNNVYFDNDNKFIILTGPNMSGKSTYMKQIALISIMAQIGSFVPAKEANLNIVDKILTRIGASDDILSGQSTFMVEMSEVAGIINSATNNSLIILDEVGRGTSTYDGLAIASSISKYIVENIDAKAIFATHYHELTELENEYTSIKNYRIEVEEKNGKVNFLRTIVKGGADRSYGIEVAKLAGLPKSIIRESTKLLKSFESEKNNGQLSLFNNFEYENYDKIEKLEETIDVLNEKLEKIRSLDINNMTPLEALNTLMKIKGEI